In the Pseudobacteroides sp. genome, one interval contains:
- a CDS encoding anti-sigma factor domain-containing protein, with product MNYEGIVISLTESKAIVATNDFQCFYIKRVPVFYIGKQVKFSGKNIIRKRSVFQKLLTVVG from the coding sequence ATGAATTATGAAGGCATTGTAATAAGCTTAACAGAAAGCAAAGCAATAGTTGCTACAAATGATTTTCAATGCTTTTATATAAAGAGAGTTCCTGTATTTTACATAGGAAAGCAAGTTAAGTTTTCAGGAAAAAATATAATTAGGAAAAGGTCGGTATTTCAGAAACTACTGACAGTAGTTGGTTAA